Proteins found in one Streptococcus anginosus subsp. whileyi MAS624 genomic segment:
- a CDS encoding Bax inhibitor-1/YccA family protein — MNNTVIQENSGINSFYAKVYSLVGMGIGISALVSALMLTIFQDVILSVMTGNTWIFYLAIFAELILVWVASGMSAKNNPAALPTFLVYSALNGFTISLVLALYTQATVLAAFVTSSAMFFAMALIGKFTKKDLSGLGRAFIAGLIGIIIASLVNIFLKNSGLDFIISIISVIIFSGLIAWDNQRIRYVYEQSGGNVAAGWAVSLALSLYLDFINLFLSILRIFGRDN; from the coding sequence TCTTTAGTTGGAATGGGGATTGGTATTTCTGCTCTTGTATCAGCACTAATGCTGACCATCTTTCAAGATGTGATTTTGTCTGTCATGACAGGAAATACTTGGATTTTTTACTTAGCAATTTTTGCTGAGCTGATCCTTGTCTGGGTAGCTTCGGGCATGTCTGCTAAAAACAATCCAGCTGCATTGCCAACTTTTCTAGTTTATTCGGCTTTAAATGGTTTTACGATTAGTTTAGTGTTGGCTCTTTACACACAAGCAACAGTTTTAGCAGCCTTTGTTACTTCTTCTGCAATGTTTTTTGCGATGGCACTGATTGGCAAATTTACTAAGAAGGATTTGTCTGGTCTAGGCAGAGCTTTTATTGCAGGGTTAATTGGAATTATCATCGCTAGTTTGGTGAATATTTTCCTTAAAAATTCTGGACTGGATTTCATCATTAGTATTATTAGTGTGATTATCTTTTCTGGTTTGATTGCTTGGGATAATCAACGAATCCGCTATGTCTATGAGCAATCGGGAGGAAATGTAGCAGCTGGTTGGGCAGTTTCATTGGCCTTGAGCTTGTATCTTGATTTTATCAATTTATTCCTAAGTATTCTTCGTATTTTTGGAAGAGATAATTAA